From Streptomyces griseorubiginosus, one genomic window encodes:
- a CDS encoding ribonuclease J, whose product MSHPHPELAPPPPLPEGGLRVTPLGGLGEIGRNMTVFEYGGRLLIVDCGVLFPEEEQPGIDLILPDFSSVRDRLDDIEGIVLTHGHEDHIGGVPFLLREKPDIPLIGSKLTLALIEAKLQEHRIRPYTLEVAEGHRERIGPFDCEFVAVNHSIPDALAVAIRTPAGMVVHTGDFKMDQLPLDGRLTDLHAFARLSEEGIDLLLSDSTNAEVPGFVPPEKDISNVLRQVFANARKRIIVASFASHIHRIQQILDAAHEYGRRVAFVGRSMVRNMGIARDLGYLKVPPGLVVDVKTLDDLPDHEVVLVCTGSQGEPMAALSRMANRDHQIRIVNGDTVILASSLIPGNENAVYRVINGLTRWGANVVHKGNAKVHVSGHASAGELLYFYNICRPRNLMPVHGEWRHLRANAELGALTGVPHDRIVIAEDGVVVDLVEGKAKISGKVQAGYVYVDGLSVGDVGEPALKDRKILGDEGIISVFVVVDSSTGKITGGPHIQARGSGIEDSAFVDVIPRITEVLERSAQDGVVEPHQLQQLVRRTLGKWVSDTYRRRPMILPVVVEV is encoded by the coding sequence TTGAGTCATCCGCATCCTGAACTGGCCCCGCCGCCGCCGCTCCCCGAGGGCGGCCTGCGGGTCACCCCACTCGGCGGTCTCGGCGAGATCGGCCGAAACATGACGGTCTTCGAGTACGGCGGCCGCCTGCTCATCGTCGACTGCGGTGTGCTCTTCCCGGAGGAGGAGCAGCCCGGAATCGACCTGATCCTGCCGGACTTCTCGTCCGTGAGGGACCGCCTCGACGACATCGAGGGCATCGTCCTCACACACGGCCACGAGGACCACATCGGCGGCGTCCCCTTCCTCCTGCGCGAGAAGCCGGACATCCCGCTCATCGGCTCCAAGCTGACCCTCGCGCTCATCGAGGCCAAGCTCCAGGAGCACCGCATCCGCCCGTACACCCTCGAGGTGGCGGAGGGGCACCGCGAACGCATCGGCCCCTTCGACTGCGAGTTCGTCGCGGTCAACCACTCCATCCCGGACGCCCTGGCCGTCGCCATCCGCACCCCGGCCGGCATGGTGGTCCACACCGGCGACTTCAAGATGGACCAGCTCCCGCTGGACGGCCGCCTCACGGACCTGCACGCCTTCGCGCGGCTTAGCGAGGAGGGCATCGACCTCCTCCTCTCCGACTCGACGAACGCCGAGGTCCCGGGCTTCGTCCCGCCCGAGAAGGACATCTCGAACGTCCTGCGGCAGGTCTTCGCCAACGCCCGCAAGCGGATCATCGTGGCGAGCTTCGCGAGCCACATCCACCGCATCCAGCAGATCCTGGACGCGGCCCATGAGTACGGCCGCCGGGTCGCCTTCGTCGGCCGCTCGATGGTCCGCAACATGGGCATCGCGCGGGACCTCGGGTACCTCAAGGTCCCCCCGGGCCTGGTGGTCGACGTCAAGACGCTCGACGACCTCCCGGACCACGAGGTGGTCCTGGTCTGCACGGGCTCCCAGGGCGAACCGATGGCCGCCCTGTCCCGCATGGCCAACCGCGACCACCAGATCCGGATCGTCAACGGCGACACCGTGATCCTCGCGTCGTCGCTGATCCCGGGCAACGAGAACGCGGTCTACCGCGTGATCAACGGCCTGACCCGCTGGGGCGCCAACGTCGTCCACAAGGGCAACGCCAAGGTGCACGTCTCGGGCCACGCGTCCGCGGGCGAGCTCCTGTACTTCTACAACATCTGCCGGCCCCGGAACCTGATGCCGGTCCACGGTGAATGGCGCCACCTCCGTGCCAACGCCGAGCTGGGCGCCCTGACCGGCGTCCCGCACGACCGGATCGTCATCGCCGAGGACGGCGTGGTCGTCGACCTCGTCGAGGGCAAGGCGAAGATCTCGGGCAAGGTGCAGGCGGGTTACGTCTACGTCGACGGTCTCTCGGTCGGCGATGTCGGCGAGCCGGCCCTCAAGGACCGCAAGATCCTCGGCGACGAGGGCATCATCTCGGTCTTCGTGGTCGTCGACTCTTCCACCGGCAAGATCACCGGTGGCCCGCACATCCAGGCGCGCGGCTCGGGCATCGAGGACTCGGCGTTCGTCGACGTGATCCCGCGGATCACGGAGGTCCTGGAGCGCTCGGCGCAGGACGGAGTGGTCGAACCCCACCAGCTCCAGCAGCTGGTGCGGCGGACCCTGGGCAAGTGGGTCTCCGACACGTATCGCCGCAGGCCGATGATCCTCCCGGTGGTCGTGGAGGTCTGA
- a CDS encoding DegT/DnrJ/EryC1/StrS family aminotransferase has translation MLRAAGVGVGDEVVVPAFGNVEVAEAVTLAGALPVFADIHPSTYCLDASAVEAAVTPRTAAVVVVHRFGRPADMRRLLEVGQRHGLLVLQEGESEAPYDEVAQRRERACYLDGKLRGVRTPDGGVGHTYQQYVVRVPGNGRPDRDAFARALRGKGVDCRVPVKTPVHRLPEFRRCVSLPETERAADETLALPVDASLTKRDMQRVVAACNALGGLLQPAF, from the coding sequence ATGCTCAGGGCCGCCGGCGTCGGAGTCGGTGACGAGGTCGTCGTACCGGCCTTCGGGAACGTCGAGGTTGCGGAGGCGGTGACACTCGCCGGTGCGCTCCCGGTGTTCGCGGACATACATCCGTCGACCTACTGCCTTGACGCGTCCGCCGTCGAAGCAGCCGTAACTCCGCGGACCGCGGCCGTCGTTGTCGTCCATCGCTTCGGACGGCCGGCCGACATGCGGCGGCTGCTCGAGGTCGGGCAACGGCACGGGCTGCTGGTCCTGCAGGAGGGCGAGTCCGAGGCGCCGTACGACGAGGTCGCCCAGCGTCGGGAGCGGGCCTGTTATCTCGACGGGAAGCTGCGGGGGGTGCGCACGCCGGACGGCGGGGTCGGGCACACCTATCAGCAGTACGTGGTGCGGGTCCCGGGGAACGGGCGACCGGACCGTGATGCCTTCGCCCGAGCTCTGCGCGGCAAGGGAGTTGACTGCCGGGTGCCGGTGAAGACGCCCGTGCACCGGCTGCCGGAGTTCCGGCGCTGTGTGTCGCTGCCGGAGACCGAGCGGGCCGCCGACGAGACGCTCGCCCTGCCGGTGGACGCCTCGTTGACCAAGCGGGACATGCAGCGGGTCGTGGCCGCGTGCAATGCGCTCGGGGGACTGCTTCAGCCTGCTTTCTGA
- a CDS encoding HAMP domain-containing protein, giving the protein MESGAATRGTKTRAKGGQSPSNQRKPRNGTTAVDTAALNRLLAALVSMRDGNFRKRLTVSGDGVMSEIAAVFNEVADRNLHLTGELSRVRRMVGREGKLTERLETGACEGSWAAAIDASNALVDDLVRPVSEVGRVLSAVAEGDLSPRMELRTQAPDGTGHPLRGEFLKVGRTVNNLVDQLSTFTDEVTRVASEVGTEGKLGGQARVRGMSGSWKDLTESVNTMAYRLTAQVRDIALVTTAVAKGDLSRKVTVHVAGEMLELKNTVNTMVDQLSSFSSEVTRVAREVGVEGELGGQAQVPGVAGVWKDLTDSVNLMAGNLTAQVRGIAQVTTAVANGDLSQKVTVSARGEVAQLADTINQMTETLRIFADEVTRVANEVGAEGQLGGQANVPGAAGTWKDLTDSVNTVFRNLTTQVRDIAAVTTAVANGDLSQKVTVDVAGEMLELKNTVNGMVDQLSAFGAEVTRVAREIGVEGELGGQAQVPGAAGTWKDLTDSVNTAFRNLTGQVRNIAQVTTAVANGDLSQKVTVDVSGEMLQLKNTVNTMVDQLSAFADQVTRMARDVGTEGRLGGQAVVPGVSGTWKELTDSVNFMGGNLTSQVRQIAQVTTAVARGDLSQKIDVDARGEILELKNTINTMVDQLSAFADQVTRVAREVGTEGRLGGQAQVPGVAGVWRDLTDSVNGMAGNLTAQVRNIAQVATAVARGDLSQKIDVDARGEILELKNTLNTMVDQLSSFADQVTRVAREVGTEGILGGQAEVQGVSGTWKDLTQSVNFMANNLTIQVRNIAEVTTAVAKGDLSKKITVDAKGEILELVTTVNTMVDQLSSFAEQVTRVAREVGTEGILGGQAHVPGVTGIWKDLSDNVNLMANNLTMQVRNISQVANAVANGDLTRTVTIEARGEVAQLADTFNTMVKTLSSFADQVTKVAREVGTDGILGGQARVPGVAGTWKDLTESVNQMASNLTGQVRNIAMVTTAIAKGDLTKKIDIDARGEILELKTTINTMVDQLSSFAEEVTRVAREVGTEGQLGGQARVRDVDGTWRDLTESVNEMAGNLTRQVRAIARVATAVTRGDLNLKIDVDASGEIQELQDYINKMIANLRDTTIANKEQDWLKGNLARISALMQGRRDLEDVASLIMSELTPVVTAQHGAFFVAMPLLDGKDLSAEAEDQYELRMLGSYGYSMGSMPTSFRPGEALIGTAAEEKRTILVENAPSGYLKISSGLGEAPPAQVIVLPVLFEGKVLGVIELASFTPFTQIQKDFLNQIAEMIATSVNTISVNTKTEVLLKQSQELTEQLRERSAELENRQKALQASNAELEEKAELLAQQNRDIEVKNTEIEEARQVLEERAEQLAVSMRYKSEFLANMSHELRTPLNSLLILAKLLADNADSNLTPKQVEFAETIHGAGSDLLQLINDILDLSKVEAGKMDVSPTRIALVQLVDYVEATFRPLTAEKGLDLSVRVSPELPATLHTDEQRLLQVLRNLLSNAVKFTDSGAVELVIRPAGRDVPMAIREQLLEAGSLRDADADLIAFSVTDTGIGIAASKMRVIFEAFKQADGTTSRKYGGTGLGLSISREIAQLLGGEIHAQSEPGRGSTFTLYLPLHPSELPPQGYQQSMPALEAGDLVASTSENGLSGAQVETPAEVKSYQETQNGAAALFRRRRRTAPALEQRIGQPEQWSAVEHQSAPQPRRGIRFGGEKVLIVDDDIRNVFALTSVLEQHGLSVLYAENGREGIEVLEQHEDVAVVLMDIMMPEMDGYATTTAIRRMPQFAGLPIIALTAKAMKGDREKAIESGASDYVTKPVDPDHLLSVMEQWMRGE; this is encoded by the coding sequence GTGGAGTCTGGCGCAGCGACGCGGGGCACTAAGACGCGCGCGAAAGGCGGACAGTCCCCGAGCAACCAGCGCAAACCACGCAACGGGACCACCGCGGTGGACACGGCCGCCCTGAACCGGCTGTTGGCCGCGCTGGTCTCCATGCGGGACGGGAACTTCCGCAAGCGCCTCACGGTGTCCGGCGACGGCGTGATGTCGGAGATCGCGGCCGTTTTCAACGAGGTGGCCGACCGCAACCTGCACCTGACGGGTGAGCTGTCGCGGGTGCGGCGCATGGTGGGCCGTGAGGGCAAGCTCACGGAACGGCTGGAAACAGGTGCCTGTGAGGGCTCCTGGGCGGCAGCCATCGACGCCTCCAACGCGTTGGTGGACGATCTCGTACGGCCCGTCTCCGAGGTCGGCCGGGTGCTGTCCGCGGTCGCGGAGGGCGATCTGTCGCCCCGCATGGAGCTCAGGACCCAGGCGCCGGACGGGACGGGGCATCCGCTGCGCGGGGAGTTCCTTAAGGTCGGGCGGACTGTAAACAACCTTGTCGATCAGCTCTCGACGTTCACCGACGAGGTCACCCGCGTGGCCAGTGAGGTCGGCACCGAGGGCAAGCTCGGCGGGCAGGCACGCGTGCGTGGCATGTCGGGTTCCTGGAAGGACCTGACCGAGTCCGTCAACACGATGGCGTACCGGCTGACGGCCCAGGTGCGGGACATCGCGCTGGTGACCACGGCGGTCGCCAAGGGTGACCTGTCCCGCAAGGTCACCGTGCACGTGGCCGGCGAGATGCTGGAGCTGAAGAACACCGTCAACACGATGGTGGACCAGCTGTCCTCCTTCTCCTCCGAGGTGACCCGCGTCGCGCGCGAGGTGGGTGTCGAGGGTGAGCTCGGCGGCCAGGCGCAGGTGCCGGGTGTGGCCGGGGTGTGGAAGGACCTCACCGATTCGGTGAACCTGATGGCCGGCAACCTGACGGCCCAGGTGCGCGGGATCGCCCAGGTGACGACGGCGGTCGCCAACGGTGACCTGTCGCAGAAGGTGACGGTCTCCGCACGCGGTGAGGTCGCGCAGCTGGCCGACACGATCAACCAGATGACCGAGACGCTGCGGATCTTCGCGGACGAGGTCACACGGGTGGCCAACGAGGTCGGGGCCGAGGGGCAGCTCGGCGGGCAGGCGAACGTGCCGGGTGCGGCGGGGACGTGGAAGGACCTCACCGACTCGGTGAACACGGTCTTCCGTAACCTCACCACTCAGGTGCGGGACATCGCCGCGGTGACGACGGCGGTCGCCAACGGTGATCTGTCGCAGAAGGTCACCGTGGACGTGGCCGGCGAGATGCTGGAGCTGAAGAACACCGTCAACGGGATGGTGGACCAGCTCTCCGCGTTCGGTGCCGAGGTCACGCGCGTGGCCCGTGAGATTGGTGTCGAGGGTGAGCTGGGCGGTCAGGCGCAGGTGCCCGGGGCCGCCGGTACGTGGAAGGACCTCACCGACTCCGTCAACACCGCGTTCAGGAACCTCACCGGTCAGGTGAGGAACATCGCCCAGGTGACGACTGCGGTGGCCAACGGTGACCTGTCGCAGAAGGTCACCGTGGACGTCTCCGGCGAGATGCTCCAGCTGAAGAACACCGTGAACACGATGGTGGACCAGCTGTCCGCCTTCGCCGACCAGGTGACGCGGATGGCCCGGGACGTGGGCACCGAGGGCCGACTGGGCGGTCAGGCCGTCGTGCCGGGGGTCTCCGGGACCTGGAAGGAGCTCACCGACTCCGTCAACTTCATGGGTGGCAACCTCACCTCCCAGGTGCGGCAGATCGCCCAGGTGACGACCGCGGTGGCCCGGGGTGACCTGTCGCAGAAGATCGACGTGGACGCGCGCGGCGAGATCCTGGAGCTGAAGAACACCATCAACACGATGGTCGACCAGCTCTCCGCCTTCGCCGACCAGGTGACCCGGGTGGCCCGCGAGGTGGGTACCGAGGGCCGCCTCGGCGGACAGGCGCAGGTGCCCGGGGTTGCCGGTGTGTGGCGGGACCTCACCGACTCCGTGAACGGAATGGCAGGAAACCTTACTGCCCAGGTGCGGAACATCGCCCAGGTGGCCACCGCGGTGGCCCGGGGTGACCTGTCGCAGAAGATCGACGTGGACGCCCGGGGCGAGATCCTGGAGCTGAAGAACACCCTCAACACGATGGTGGACCAGCTCTCCAGCTTCGCCGACCAGGTGACGCGGGTGGCCCGTGAGGTGGGTACCGAGGGCATCCTCGGTGGGCAGGCCGAGGTGCAGGGGGTCTCCGGCACCTGGAAGGACCTCACGCAGTCCGTGAACTTCATGGCGAACAACCTGACCATTCAGGTGCGCAACATCGCCGAGGTCACGACCGCGGTCGCCAAGGGCGACCTGTCGAAGAAGATCACCGTCGACGCGAAGGGCGAGATCCTCGAACTCGTCACCACCGTCAACACGATGGTCGACCAGCTGTCGTCCTTCGCCGAGCAGGTGACCCGGGTGGCCCGCGAGGTGGGCACCGAGGGCATCCTGGGCGGCCAGGCGCACGTTCCGGGTGTCACGGGCATCTGGAAGGACCTCAGCGACAACGTGAACCTGATGGCCAACAACCTGACCATGCAGGTGCGCAACATCTCCCAGGTCGCGAACGCGGTCGCCAACGGTGACCTGACGCGGACGGTGACGATCGAGGCGCGCGGCGAGGTCGCGCAGCTCGCGGACACCTTCAACACCATGGTGAAGACGCTGAGTTCGTTCGCCGACCAGGTCACCAAGGTGGCCCGTGAGGTGGGCACGGACGGCATCCTGGGCGGTCAGGCCCGGGTGCCCGGCGTGGCCGGCACCTGGAAGGACCTCACCGAGTCCGTGAACCAGATGGCGTCCAACCTGACCGGTCAGGTGCGGAACATCGCCATGGTGACCACGGCCATCGCCAAGGGTGACCTGACCAAGAAGATCGACATCGACGCGCGCGGCGAGATCCTGGAGCTGAAGACCACCATCAACACGATGGTCGACCAGTTGTCCTCGTTCGCCGAGGAGGTCACCCGAGTGGCCCGGGAGGTGGGCACCGAAGGACAGCTCGGCGGCCAGGCACGGGTGCGGGACGTCGACGGCACCTGGCGGGACCTGACCGAGTCCGTGAACGAAATGGCAGGAAACCTAACCCGGCAGGTGCGCGCCATCGCGCGGGTCGCCACAGCGGTGACCCGGGGTGACCTGAACCTGAAGATCGACGTGGACGCGTCCGGCGAGATCCAGGAACTCCAGGACTACATCAACAAGATGATCGCCAACCTGCGCGACACCACGATCGCCAACAAGGAGCAGGACTGGCTCAAGGGCAACCTGGCCCGTATCTCGGCGCTCATGCAGGGCCGCCGGGACCTGGAGGATGTCGCCTCGCTGATCATGAGCGAGCTGACGCCGGTGGTGACCGCCCAGCACGGGGCGTTCTTCGTCGCGATGCCGCTCCTGGACGGCAAGGACCTGAGCGCCGAGGCCGAGGACCAGTACGAGCTGCGGATGCTCGGGTCGTACGGCTACTCGATGGGCTCCATGCCGACGTCGTTCCGGCCGGGGGAGGCCCTCATCGGGACGGCCGCCGAGGAGAAGCGCACGATCCTGGTGGAGAACGCGCCCAGCGGCTACCTGAAGATCTCCTCCGGTCTCGGCGAGGCGCCGCCCGCGCAAGTGATCGTCCTTCCGGTGCTGTTCGAAGGGAAGGTGCTCGGTGTCATCGAGCTCGCTTCCTTCACACCCTTCACGCAGATCCAGAAGGACTTCCTCAACCAGATCGCCGAGATGATCGCGACCAGCGTCAACACCATCTCCGTCAACACCAAGACGGAGGTGCTGCTGAAGCAGTCGCAGGAGCTGACCGAGCAACTCCGGGAGCGGTCGGCCGAGTTGGAGAACCGGCAGAAGGCCCTCCAGGCGTCCAACGCCGAACTGGAGGAGAAGGCCGAGCTGCTGGCCCAGCAGAACCGCGACATCGAGGTGAAGAACACCGAGATCGAGGAGGCGCGGCAGGTCCTGGAGGAGCGCGCCGAGCAGCTCGCCGTATCCATGCGGTACAAGAGCGAGTTCCTGGCCAACATGTCCCACGAGCTGCGGACACCGCTCAACTCGCTGCTCATCCTCGCCAAGCTGCTCGCCGACAACGCGGACTCCAACCTCACCCCGAAGCAGGTCGAGTTCGCCGAGACCATCCACGGGGCCGGTTCCGACCTGCTCCAGCTGATCAACGACATCCTCGACCTGTCGAAGGTCGAGGCGGGCAAGATGGACGTCTCCCCGACACGCATCGCGCTCGTGCAGCTCGTGGACTACGTGGAGGCCACCTTCCGGCCACTGACCGCGGAGAAGGGCCTCGACCTGTCCGTACGGGTGTCGCCCGAACTGCCCGCCACGCTGCACACCGACGAGCAGCGCCTCCTCCAGGTGCTGCGCAACCTGCTGTCCAACGCGGTGAAGTTCACCGACTCCGGGGCCGTCGAGCTGGTCATCCGGCCCGCCGGGCGGGATGTGCCGATGGCGATCCGGGAGCAGTTGCTGGAGGCCGGTTCGCTGCGTGACGCGGACGCCGACCTGATCGCGTTCTCGGTGACCGACACCGGCATCGGTATCGCGGCCAGCAAGATGCGGGTGATCTTCGAGGCGTTCAAGCAGGCCGACGGCACGACCAGCCGCAAGTACGGCGGCACCGGTCTCGGGTTGTCGATCTCGCGGGAGATCGCGCAGCTGCTCGGCGGTGAGATCCACGCGCAGAGCGAGCCGGGCCGCGGATCGACCTTCACGCTGTATTTGCCGCTGCACCCCAGCGAACTGCCGCCGCAGGGCTACCAGCAGTCCATGCCCGCCCTGGAGGCCGGCGACCTGGTGGCGTCCACGTCGGAGAACGGGCTGTCCGGCGCCCAGGTGGAGACGCCGGCCGAGGTGAAGTCGTACCAGGAGACGCAGAACGGCGCCGCGGCGCTGTTCCGGCGCCGTCGCAGGACCGCGCCCGCCCTCGAACAGCGGATCGGACAGCCGGAGCAGTGGTCGGCGGTGGAGCACCAGTCCGCGCCGCAGCCGCGCCGGGGCATCCGGTTCGGCGGGGAGAAGGTGCTGATCGTCGACGACGACATCCGCAACGTGTTCGCGCTCACCAGCGTCCTCGAACAGCACGGGCTGTCGGTGCTGTACGCGGAGAACGGCCGTGAGGGCATCGAGGTGCTGGAACAGCACGAGGACGTGGCGGTCGTCCTGATGGACATCATGATGCCGGAGATGGACGGGTACGCGACGACGACGGCGATCCGCAGGATGCCGCAGTTCGCCGGGCTGCCGATCATCGCGCTGACCGCGAAGGCGATGAAGGGCGACCGGGAGAAGGCCATCGAGTCGGGTGCATCCGACTACGTGACCAAGCCCGTCGATCCCGATCACCTGCTGTCGGTGATGGAACAGTGGATGCGGGGGGAGTGA
- a CDS encoding SpoIIE family protein phosphatase — protein MTTGLIPGGQNPDPRPTGGLPQQRHQPVGQAALHVDNRSRSSVITARAAASFEPVGRSVATARSFVRDTLQGWGFADIVDDAVVLTSELVTNAVVHAGTSADVLCLRSDEGVRIEVADRYPEREIPLQGQAVNMGNLDREGGRGLQLCAALAGRWGVEYTPTQKQVWFQLDLPERRVGTRTAGPSLPADLLPLADGRVRVAVVQIDRTCAITSWNEDAEELFGYAAEQVIGKPLTDLAAWPHTPGTGTGIAEALRLSRWEGSYGIRAANGRVTSVYASHLRVRDTGGEPSTVCLLVRDHERAVLQTPLRVAASDTTTSSDGQSTDPFEVFIGSPAPDDLDGLLQRTVERARDMLDGDSAFLLLATDDETELEVRASTGLPSARQRFARVPVEAGPGRYGSARMPAVHDDLSAVPGAVPLLNGTGMRSVVTVPLKVEGRLTGSLGVAAEAPGRYSNEEALRLQFAADRIALAVESARLGELERLRRGSLSFLVEASDLLAGTLDRDQTLALMAQMTVPTLATWCAVYTIADQASEPYLSYVLHEDEELIDGIKSLLSKVQPPDPVPTPGARVWSAPGEAAHQAALRSSMRSLGLSGGPTHQIASGIGPTLATASAVGGETVVLPLVARNRVIGMLTLGKPTDEHFRQEILELAEDLSRRAALALDNARLYSERTAISQSLQRSLLPPELPEIDGVEVEVIYRAAGEGNEVGGDFYDVFPISDGAYGFAIGDVCGTGPNAAAVTGLARHALRLLAREGLSGPAVLERLNSAILDEGARSRFLTLLYGELWPQEDGSARLKVVCAGHPLPLRLRQDGTVEPAAEPQPLLGVMEDLELYEQTVTLDPGDVLLCVTDGVTERREGTRMLGDDGLADVLTTCTGLTAGAVAARIMRAVERFASDAPSDDMAILAMRVPGLHKD, from the coding sequence ATGACCACCGGACTGATCCCCGGGGGACAGAACCCGGACCCCCGGCCGACGGGCGGTCTGCCGCAGCAGCGGCACCAGCCGGTCGGCCAGGCAGCCCTGCACGTCGACAACAGGTCGAGGAGTTCTGTGATCACCGCGCGCGCGGCCGCCAGCTTCGAGCCCGTCGGACGATCGGTGGCGACCGCCCGCTCGTTCGTCCGTGACACCCTCCAGGGCTGGGGATTCGCCGACATCGTCGACGACGCGGTCGTCCTGACCAGCGAACTCGTCACGAATGCGGTGGTCCACGCGGGCACGTCCGCGGACGTCCTGTGCCTGCGCAGTGACGAAGGTGTACGGATCGAGGTGGCCGACCGCTACCCCGAGCGCGAGATCCCGCTCCAGGGCCAGGCCGTCAACATGGGCAACCTGGACCGCGAAGGCGGCCGCGGCCTCCAGCTCTGCGCCGCGCTCGCCGGCCGCTGGGGCGTCGAGTACACCCCCACCCAGAAGCAGGTCTGGTTCCAGCTCGACCTGCCCGAGCGCCGGGTGGGCACCCGCACGGCCGGCCCGTCCCTGCCCGCCGACCTCCTCCCGCTGGCCGACGGCCGGGTCCGCGTCGCCGTCGTCCAGATCGACCGCACATGCGCCATCACCTCGTGGAACGAGGACGCCGAGGAACTCTTCGGCTACGCCGCCGAACAAGTGATCGGCAAGCCCCTCACCGACCTCGCGGCCTGGCCACACACCCCCGGCACCGGCACCGGCATCGCCGAGGCCCTCCGGCTCTCGCGCTGGGAGGGCAGTTACGGCATCAGGGCCGCCAACGGCCGCGTCACTTCGGTGTACGCCTCCCACCTGCGCGTCCGCGACACCGGCGGCGAGCCCTCCACGGTCTGCCTCCTGGTGCGCGACCACGAACGAGCCGTACTCCAGACGCCGTTGCGGGTCGCCGCCTCCGACACCACCACGTCCTCCGACGGCCAGAGCACCGACCCCTTCGAGGTGTTCATCGGCTCACCCGCCCCGGACGACCTCGACGGCCTCCTCCAGCGCACGGTCGAACGCGCCCGCGACATGCTCGACGGCGACTCCGCCTTCCTGCTCCTCGCGACCGACGACGAGACGGAGTTGGAGGTCCGCGCCTCCACCGGACTGCCCTCCGCCCGCCAGCGCTTCGCACGCGTGCCCGTCGAGGCGGGCCCCGGCCGCTACGGCTCCGCCCGCATGCCGGCCGTCCACGACGACCTGTCGGCCGTACCGGGCGCCGTACCCCTCCTGAACGGCACCGGGATGCGCTCGGTCGTCACCGTCCCGCTGAAGGTCGAGGGCCGCCTCACCGGCTCCCTCGGCGTGGCCGCGGAAGCCCCCGGCAGATACTCCAACGAAGAGGCCCTGCGCCTCCAATTCGCCGCCGACCGCATCGCGTTGGCCGTCGAGTCGGCCCGCCTGGGCGAGCTGGAACGCCTGCGTCGCGGCTCCCTCAGCTTCCTCGTCGAGGCCTCCGACCTCCTCGCCGGCACCCTGGACCGCGATCAGACCCTGGCCCTCATGGCCCAGATGACCGTCCCGACCCTGGCCACCTGGTGCGCCGTCTACACGATCGCCGACCAGGCCTCGGAGCCCTATCTGTCGTACGTCCTACACGAGGACGAGGAACTCATCGACGGCATCAAGTCGCTGCTCTCGAAGGTCCAGCCCCCGGACCCGGTCCCCACCCCCGGCGCCCGCGTCTGGTCCGCGCCCGGCGAGGCGGCCCATCAGGCGGCCCTGCGCAGCTCCATGCGCAGCCTCGGCCTCAGCGGCGGCCCCACCCACCAGATCGCCTCCGGAATCGGCCCCACGCTCGCCACAGCCTCCGCGGTGGGCGGCGAGACCGTCGTCCTCCCCCTGGTCGCCCGCAACCGCGTCATCGGCATGCTCACCCTCGGCAAGCCCACCGACGAACACTTCCGTCAGGAAATCCTGGAACTGGCCGAGGACTTGAGCCGCCGGGCCGCCCTCGCCCTGGACAACGCCCGCCTCTACTCCGAGCGCACCGCGATCAGCCAGTCCCTCCAGCGCAGCCTCCTGCCCCCCGAGCTCCCCGAGATCGACGGCGTCGAGGTCGAGGTCATCTACCGCGCGGCCGGCGAGGGCAACGAGGTCGGCGGCGACTTCTACGACGTCTTCCCCATCAGCGACGGCGCCTACGGCTTCGCCATCGGTGACGTCTGCGGTACGGGCCCGAACGCGGCGGCGGTGACGGGCCTGGCCCGCCATGCCCTCCGCCTCCTGGCCCGCGAGGGCCTCAGCGGCCCGGCGGTCCTGGAGCGCCTGAACTCCGCGATCCTCGACGAGGGCGCCCGCAGCCGCTTCCTGACCCTGCTCTACGGTGAGTTGTGGCCGCAGGAGGACGGCAGCGCCCGCCTGAAGGTCGTCTGCGCCGGCCACCCGCTCCCGCTCCGCCTGCGCCAGGACGGCACCGTCGAACCGGCCGCCGAGCCCCAGCCGCTCCTCGGCGTCATGGAGGACCTGGAGCTCTACGAGCAGACGGTCACCCTCGACCCGGGCGATGTCCTCCTCTGCGTCACCGACGGCGTCACGGAACGCCGGGAGGGCACCCGCATGCTGGGCGACGACGGCCTCGCCGACGTCCTGACCACCTGCACGGGCCTGACGGCCGGCGCGGTCGCGGCCCGCATCATGCGCGCGGTCGAGCGTTTCGCCTCCGACGCCCCGTCCGACGACATGGCGATCCTGGCGATGCGCGTCCCGGGTCTCCACAAGGACTGA